A stretch of the Streptomyces sp. NBC_00078 genome encodes the following:
- a CDS encoding aldo/keto reductase, with protein MTSLRKLGSSGLEVFPLSLGGNVFGWTADEATSFAVLDAYAAAGGNFVDTADSYSAWVDGNKGGESETIIGKWVRARGNRDDVVIATKVSQHPEFPGLTATNIKAAADASLSRLGTDHIDLYYTHFDKPEVPVEEIIGALDELVKAGKVRHIAASNISPERLRASLEFSDREGLAKYVAVQPHYNLVSRDTYEGELQDLAARYGLAAVPYFALASGFLTGKYRPGTTVQSARAGAGKHLDTERGRSVLAALDEIADAHGAPVATVALAWLAAQPTVIAPIASARTVEQLPALLGVGEPTLTEAEVARLTAASA; from the coding sequence ATGACTTCTCTTCGCAAGCTCGGCTCCTCCGGCCTGGAGGTCTTTCCCCTCTCCCTCGGCGGCAACGTCTTCGGCTGGACCGCCGACGAGGCCACGTCCTTCGCCGTGCTGGACGCCTACGCGGCCGCGGGCGGCAACTTCGTCGACACCGCCGACTCCTACTCGGCGTGGGTCGACGGCAACAAGGGCGGCGAGTCCGAGACGATCATCGGCAAGTGGGTCAGGGCGCGCGGTAACCGCGACGACGTCGTCATCGCGACCAAGGTCAGCCAGCACCCCGAGTTCCCGGGCCTGACGGCCACCAACATCAAGGCCGCCGCCGACGCCTCCCTGAGCCGCCTCGGCACCGATCACATCGATCTGTACTACACCCACTTCGACAAGCCGGAGGTGCCGGTCGAGGAGATCATCGGCGCGCTCGACGAGCTGGTGAAGGCGGGCAAGGTGCGGCACATCGCCGCGTCCAACATCTCGCCCGAGCGGCTCCGTGCGTCCCTGGAGTTCTCCGACCGTGAGGGCCTGGCCAAGTACGTGGCCGTCCAGCCCCACTACAACCTGGTCTCGCGCGACACGTACGAGGGCGAACTCCAGGACCTCGCCGCGCGGTACGGCCTGGCCGCCGTCCCGTACTTCGCCCTTGCCTCGGGCTTCCTCACCGGCAAGTACCGGCCAGGTACGACGGTCCAGAGCGCCCGCGCCGGTGCCGGCAAGCACCTGGACACGGAACGCGGCCGCAGTGTCCTGGCGGCCCTCGACGAGATCGCCGACGCCCACGGGGCCCCGGTGGCGACGGTCGCCCTGGCCTGGCTCGCGGCCCAGCCGACGGTCATCGCGCCGATCGCGTCCGCGCGGACGGTGGAGCAGCTGCCGGCCCTGCTGGGGGTGGGGGAGCCGACGCTCACCGAGGCCGAGGTAGCGCGGCTGACCGCGGCGTCGGCCTGA
- a CDS encoding M23 family metallopeptidase, with amino-acid sequence MASNPPAPAAPFVPSTEPFGFAGPRTDEGPWEEWNPTEESLPPVRGRHRVSKQRGGGLARSSTVLGVGVIAAVGAGGIASANTGKPPVSISLPDLPSVGGVFGDSSHASKGSATALSTVGVSSDDTAQGAADAGEALRNRIMAQAESQQVQVDGKARSATEAVFAKQVDDAAAQAEKAAVAKARAAKEKAEAEAKKKAEAAKLAELAKQFKLPVVSYTITGTFGQAGSMWSSGYHTGLDFAAPTGTLIKAVHSGTVTEAGWAGSYGYRTIITLDDGTELWFCHQSSISVSVGQKVGTGDVIGRVGATGNVTGPHLHLEVHLNGQATGIDPMTWLRSKGLTP; translated from the coding sequence GTGGCGTCCAACCCGCCTGCCCCGGCAGCACCGTTCGTGCCGAGTACCGAGCCCTTCGGCTTTGCCGGCCCCCGCACCGACGAGGGCCCGTGGGAGGAGTGGAACCCCACCGAGGAGTCCCTACCGCCGGTGCGCGGCCGGCACCGTGTCTCCAAGCAGCGCGGCGGGGGACTCGCCCGCAGCTCCACGGTTCTCGGCGTCGGTGTCATAGCCGCCGTCGGCGCGGGCGGCATTGCCAGCGCCAACACCGGCAAGCCCCCGGTCTCCATCTCCCTGCCCGATCTGCCTTCTGTGGGCGGCGTGTTCGGCGACTCCTCGCACGCCTCCAAGGGCTCCGCCACCGCCCTCAGCACCGTCGGCGTCAGCTCCGACGACACCGCGCAGGGCGCCGCGGACGCCGGTGAGGCGCTGCGCAACCGCATCATGGCCCAGGCCGAGAGCCAGCAGGTCCAGGTCGACGGCAAGGCCCGGTCGGCCACCGAGGCCGTCTTCGCCAAGCAGGTCGACGACGCTGCCGCCCAGGCGGAGAAGGCGGCCGTGGCCAAGGCGCGGGCCGCGAAGGAGAAGGCCGAGGCGGAGGCCAAGAAGAAGGCCGAGGCCGCCAAACTCGCCGAGCTGGCCAAGCAGTTCAAGCTGCCGGTCGTGTCGTACACGATCACCGGTACCTTCGGACAGGCCGGCTCGATGTGGTCCTCCGGCTACCACACGGGTCTCGACTTCGCCGCCCCCACGGGCACGCTCATCAAGGCCGTCCACAGCGGTACCGTCACGGAGGCCGGCTGGGCGGGCTCGTACGGCTACCGCACGATCATCACGCTCGACGACGGTACGGAACTCTGGTTCTGCCACCAGTCGTCGATCAGCGTGAGCGTGGGCCAGAAGGTCGGCACGGGCGATGTGATCGGGCGTGTCGGCGCCACCGGCAACGTGACCGGTCCGCACCTGCACCTCGAGGTCCACCTGAACGGCCAGGCCACGGGCATCGACCCGATGACATGGCTGCGCAGCAAGGGCCTCACCCCCTGA
- a CDS encoding dihydrofolate reductase family protein: protein MPYPYVLLSAAVSLDGYLDDAGPERLLLSSPADFDRVDEVRASVDAILVGAGTIRADNPRLLVNSPERRAARIAAGKSEYPLKVTVSGSGDLDPDANFWHTGGEKLVCTTDQGARRARALGLAADVVPLGPDLDWRRLLEHLHDVRGVRRLMVEGGGTIHTQFLRQGLADELQLVLAPLFVGDPDAPRLFGPGAYQGGRLRLTETRRIEDVVLMRYEPTAPGAGPLPAAADRHWLALACELAAQCPPSRTAFSVGAVIVAADGTELARGHSREGGDPVVHAEEAALAKLDPADPRLASATVYSSLEPCAHRASRPRPCARLILDAGVRRVVTAWREPDTFVTEADGSGLLASRGVEVVVLPEYEEQAKAPNRHLPGS from the coding sequence ATGCCGTACCCCTACGTCCTGCTGTCCGCCGCCGTCTCTCTCGACGGCTACCTCGACGACGCCGGCCCCGAACGCCTCCTGCTCTCCTCCCCGGCCGACTTCGACCGTGTGGACGAGGTGCGGGCGTCCGTCGACGCGATCCTCGTCGGCGCGGGCACGATCCGCGCCGACAACCCGCGGCTGCTGGTCAACTCGCCCGAGCGCCGGGCCGCCCGCATCGCGGCTGGGAAGTCGGAGTACCCCCTCAAGGTCACCGTCAGCGGCTCCGGCGACCTGGACCCGGACGCGAACTTCTGGCACACGGGTGGCGAGAAGCTCGTCTGCACGACCGACCAGGGTGCCCGGCGGGCGCGCGCACTCGGCCTCGCCGCCGACGTCGTCCCGCTCGGCCCCGACCTCGACTGGCGGCGGCTCCTGGAGCATCTGCACGACGTGCGCGGCGTACGGCGCCTGATGGTCGAGGGCGGCGGCACGATCCACACCCAGTTCCTCCGGCAGGGCCTCGCCGACGAACTCCAGCTCGTCCTCGCCCCCCTCTTCGTGGGCGACCCGGACGCTCCCCGCCTCTTCGGCCCCGGCGCCTACCAGGGTGGCCGCCTGCGCCTGACGGAGACCCGGCGGATCGAGGACGTCGTTCTCATGCGCTACGAGCCCACGGCCCCCGGTGCCGGCCCGCTCCCCGCCGCCGCCGACCGCCACTGGCTGGCCCTCGCCTGCGAGCTGGCGGCGCAGTGCCCGCCCTCCCGCACGGCCTTCAGCGTGGGCGCGGTGATCGTCGCCGCCGACGGCACGGAGCTGGCCCGCGGTCACTCGCGCGAGGGCGGCGACCCTGTCGTGCACGCCGAGGAGGCGGCCCTGGCCAAGCTCGACCCGGCGGATCCGAGACTCGCGTCGGCGACGGTGTACAGCAGCCTGGAGCCCTGCGCCCACCGCGCCTCCCGGCCCAGGCCGTGCGCGCGGCTGATCCTCGACGCGGGGGTGCGGCGGGTGGTCACGGCGTGGCGGGAGCCGGACACGTTCGTCACGGAGGCGGACGGGAGCGGGCTGCTGGCGTCGCGGGGCGTCGAGGTCGTCGTACTGCCGGAGTACGAGGAGCAGGCCAAGGCGCCGAACCGGCATCTCCCGGGTTCGTGA
- a CDS encoding MarR family winged helix-turn-helix transcriptional regulator has translation MTTRWLTSKEQRAWRAYIAAAHLLEDAIDRQLQQDAGMPHLYYSILANLSEVPERRLRMTDLAERTKITRSRLTYAVSRLEKDGLIRRENCKWDKRGSIAALTDEGMAVLERTAPGHVETVRASLFEHLTEEQVEQVEEIFSGVARALDEGGSRPTPDEVPWRRRSSPPCS, from the coding sequence ATGACGACTCGCTGGCTCACCTCCAAGGAGCAGCGCGCCTGGCGCGCGTACATCGCCGCGGCGCACCTCCTGGAGGACGCGATCGACCGGCAGCTCCAGCAGGACGCCGGCATGCCGCACCTGTACTACTCCATCCTGGCCAATCTCTCCGAGGTACCCGAGCGGCGGCTGCGGATGACCGATCTCGCCGAGCGGACGAAGATCACCCGAAGCCGGCTGACGTACGCGGTGTCCCGGCTGGAGAAGGACGGTCTGATCCGGCGCGAGAACTGCAAGTGGGACAAGCGGGGGAGCATCGCCGCACTCACCGACGAGGGCATGGCGGTGCTGGAACGCACCGCGCCCGGACATGTCGAGACCGTGCGCGCCTCGCTCTTCGAGCACCTCACCGAGGAACAGGTGGAGCAGGTGGAGGAGATCTTCTCGGGGGTCGCGCGGGCCCTCGACGAGGGGGGCAGCCGGCCCACGCCCGACGAGGTGCCGTGGCGGCGGCGGTCGTCGCCGCCCTGTTCGTGA
- the ribA gene encoding GTP cyclohydrolase II, whose amino-acid sequence MPDFPAATPRARVRVPLRFQDGYSVDAELVTFHGLTDGQEHVAVVLGDPGPVPLVRLHSECLTGDVFGSARCDCGPQLREAVERIATRGGVLLYLRQEGRGIGLYNKLDAYALQDQGLDTYEANAALGLPEDDRDYTAAAQMLHALGIDTLDLLSNNPDKAGQLRDLGIDVHERVPTGVFTTAHNVRYLRAKVLQTQHTLPLGELTELSAG is encoded by the coding sequence ATGCCCGACTTCCCCGCCGCCACCCCGCGCGCCCGCGTCCGGGTACCGCTGCGCTTCCAGGACGGCTACAGCGTCGACGCCGAACTGGTCACCTTCCACGGCCTGACCGACGGACAGGAACACGTGGCCGTCGTCCTGGGCGACCCGGGCCCCGTCCCGCTGGTCCGGCTGCACTCCGAGTGCCTCACCGGCGACGTCTTCGGCTCGGCCCGCTGCGACTGCGGCCCGCAGCTGCGCGAGGCGGTCGAGCGGATCGCGACCCGCGGCGGCGTGCTGCTCTACCTGCGCCAGGAGGGCCGCGGCATCGGCCTCTACAACAAGCTGGACGCGTACGCCCTGCAGGACCAGGGCCTGGACACGTACGAGGCGAACGCGGCCCTCGGCCTGCCCGAGGACGACCGCGACTACACGGCGGCCGCGCAGATGCTCCACGCCCTCGGCATCGACACCCTCGACCTGCTGTCCAACAACCCCGACAAGGCCGGTCAGCTCCGCGACCTGGGCATCGACGTGCACGAGCGCGTCCCCACGGGCGTCTTCACCACCGCCCACAACGTCCGCTACCTGCGCGCCAAGGTCCTCCAGACCCAGCACACGCTGCCGCTGGGCGAACTGACGGAACTCAGCGCCGGCTGA
- a CDS encoding alpha/beta hydrolase, with product MTITDEDCLAETLAFNKQFEATAASRPAREETPDATTLAALRRNRLGGDTPPVRLRQGQDRVVEGGVKIRVFAPEHVDGVYLHFHGGGWTFGSADGQDERLWRLAEQTRLAVVSVDYRLAPEHPFPAGPADCEVAARWLVKHAVTEFGTERLLIGGESAGAHLSVVTLLRLRDRHGITGAFRAVHLLFGPYDLSMTPSQRLFGSKRLLSNTDTLRRTYELVTPGMDAEQRRDPEVSPLFADLVGMPPARIVVGSEDPLRDDSLFLAQRWQAAGAPVQLGVVAGAMHGFTLFPLTITEREQRRERNFLSTMGR from the coding sequence ATGACGATCACCGATGAGGACTGCCTGGCCGAGACTCTGGCGTTCAACAAGCAGTTCGAGGCCACGGCCGCGAGCCGTCCGGCGCGCGAGGAGACTCCCGATGCAACCACGCTGGCCGCCCTGCGCCGTAACCGGCTTGGCGGCGACACGCCACCGGTGCGACTGCGGCAGGGCCAAGACCGCGTCGTTGAGGGCGGGGTGAAGATACGAGTCTTCGCACCGGAGCACGTTGACGGCGTGTACCTGCACTTCCACGGAGGCGGCTGGACGTTCGGCTCCGCGGACGGGCAGGACGAAAGACTGTGGCGACTGGCCGAACAGACGCGGCTCGCCGTGGTCAGCGTGGACTACCGCCTCGCACCGGAACACCCCTTCCCCGCCGGACCCGCCGACTGCGAAGTGGCCGCCCGGTGGCTGGTGAAGCACGCGGTGACCGAATTCGGCACCGAGCGGCTGCTGATCGGCGGTGAATCGGCCGGCGCCCACCTCAGCGTCGTGACGCTGCTGCGCCTTCGCGACCGGCACGGCATCACTGGCGCCTTCCGGGCCGTCCACCTGCTCTTTGGCCCCTACGACCTGTCGATGACACCCAGCCAGCGACTGTTCGGCTCCAAGCGGCTGCTGAGCAATACCGACACCCTGCGGCGGACCTATGAGCTGGTCACCCCCGGCATGGACGCGGAACAGCGCCGTGATCCCGAGGTCTCACCGCTGTTCGCCGACCTTGTCGGCATGCCGCCCGCCCGGATCGTGGTGGGCAGCGAAGATCCGCTGCGGGACGACTCGCTGTTCCTCGCCCAGAGGTGGCAGGCGGCGGGCGCGCCCGTGCAGCTGGGCGTCGTGGCCGGCGCCATGCACGGCTTCACCCTCTTCCCGCTGACCATCACCGAACGGGAACAGCGACGCGAACGGAACTTCCTGTCCACCATGGGCCGGTAG
- a CDS encoding YafY family protein, whose protein sequence is MNRTARLYALVEELRAVAPRSLTVAALAARFEVSTRTVQRDLQVLMETGVPVRTTPGRGGGWSIDPAMTLPPIHFTAEEASALAVALAATDTFAPYAGAARTAAQKLAASMTGPASAAARELATRIVALPAPSDAAVRTAVEQALTTHTVLRLSYTDAAGHNSERAVEPAGLLTADGRWYLIAWCRTRQAGRGFRLDRITATTPTTEQVHPHDLTELLRGSAAADAVQPTTLAPLTHWPENEAAPDPTEADSGAAQQVRGDAPVTRTVGPVGLEPTTNGLKVLA, encoded by the coding sequence ATGAACCGTACTGCCCGGCTGTATGCGCTGGTGGAAGAGTTGCGCGCAGTCGCGCCGCGGTCGTTGACGGTCGCGGCGCTCGCCGCGCGCTTCGAAGTGAGCACGCGCACGGTGCAGCGTGACCTCCAGGTGCTGATGGAGACCGGCGTCCCGGTGCGCACCACACCGGGACGCGGCGGGGGCTGGTCGATCGACCCGGCCATGACCCTGCCCCCGATCCACTTCACCGCTGAGGAAGCCTCGGCCCTGGCCGTCGCCCTCGCCGCGACCGATACCTTCGCCCCGTATGCCGGTGCGGCCCGCACCGCGGCGCAGAAGCTCGCGGCCTCGATGACCGGCCCCGCCTCGGCGGCGGCACGGGAGCTGGCCACCCGCATCGTTGCGCTGCCCGCGCCGTCCGACGCCGCGGTCCGCACCGCGGTGGAACAAGCCCTCACCACCCACACGGTCCTGCGGCTGTCCTACACCGACGCAGCAGGACACAACAGCGAGCGAGCGGTGGAACCGGCCGGACTGCTCACCGCAGACGGCCGGTGGTACCTCATCGCCTGGTGCCGCACGCGACAGGCCGGCCGGGGCTTCCGGCTGGACCGCATCACAGCAACGACTCCGACCACGGAGCAGGTACACCCCCACGACCTGACCGAACTCCTGCGCGGGTCGGCCGCAGCCGACGCGGTGCAGCCCACCACGCTGGCTCCACTCACGCACTGGCCCGAAAACGAAGCAGCGCCCGACCCGACCGAAGCCGACTCAGGCGCTGCGCAGCAGGTCAGAGGGGATGCCCCCGTCACCCGCACCGTAGGCCCTGTGGGACTCGAACCCACAACCAATGGATTAAAAGTCCTGGCGTGA
- a CDS encoding leucine-rich repeat domain-containing protein, whose amino-acid sequence MDLGHNHLTSVPDELGHLADLRGCLYLHDNDLTEISDALGNLTRLRYLNVGENGLTTLPETVSRMAGLIELRVQHNRLTTLPDGIGYLHSLRELWLRGNAVESLPPSMADLRELRHLDLRENALAELPEVLADLPGSATSMCAATASRDSRTGSSTCLRWRSWTCVGTPASLPHRC is encoded by the coding sequence TTGGACCTCGGCCACAACCACCTCACCTCGGTGCCAGACGAGCTCGGTCACCTGGCTGACCTCAGGGGCTGCCTCTACCTGCACGACAACGACCTGACCGAGATCTCCGACGCCCTGGGAAACCTGACGCGGCTGCGTTACCTCAACGTCGGCGAGAACGGCCTCACCACCCTGCCGGAGACCGTCTCCCGGATGGCCGGCTTGATCGAACTTCGCGTGCAGCACAACCGGCTGACCACGCTGCCCGACGGCATCGGCTACCTGCACAGCCTGCGCGAGCTCTGGCTCCGGGGCAACGCGGTCGAAAGCCTGCCGCCATCCATGGCTGACCTCCGCGAACTGCGCCACCTGGACCTGCGGGAGAACGCCCTCGCCGAACTGCCGGAGGTGCTGGCCGACCTGCCCGGCTCCGCGACATCGATGTGCGCAGCAACCGCCTCACGCGACTCCCGGACTGGGTCGTCGACCTGCCTGCGCTGGAGAAGCTGGACCTGCGTTGGAACGCCTGCGAGCCTTCCTCATCGCTGCTGA
- a CDS encoding LxmA leader domain family RiPP gives MTDELIEGYVSYASAEEIQAAGQAPATPVTVALSIAGSATAGASVGVSIGESIKHSC, from the coding sequence ATGACTGACGAACTGATCGAGGGCTACGTCTCCTACGCGTCCGCCGAGGAAATCCAGGCCGCTGGCCAGGCGCCGGCTACCCCCGTCACGGTCGCGCTGTCGATCGCCGGCAGTGCCACTGCCGGTGCCAGCGTCGGTGTCAGCATCGGCGAGAGCATCAAGCACTCCTGCTGA
- a CDS encoding LxmA leader domain family RiPP, protein MTQDLISGYAAYAEADELVTATGEAPATPVTIAISGAFSTSLAASAATVGAHC, encoded by the coding sequence ATGACTCAGGACCTCATCTCCGGCTACGCCGCATACGCCGAGGCCGACGAACTGGTGACCGCCACGGGAGAGGCCCCGGCCACCCCCGTCACCATCGCCATCTCCGGCGCGTTCTCCACCTCGCTGGCCGCCAGCGCCGCCACCGTCGGCGCTCACTGCTGA
- a CDS encoding NAD(P)/FAD-dependent oxidoreductase, which yields MATRTTDTDVLIIGAGPAGAVAAGLLAREGHRVTVLEKEVFPRYHIGESLITGMLPVMEELGLREELDSMGFPRKYGLTLVWGNDPTPWSTKFRDAGPYEYSWHVRRAEFDALLANRAADLGAEIIYDATLTAALRTGEGTVTGVQWRDASGTEHATTARYTIDASGQARALARLLTPVQRADDLNSVAVWSYYSPFAPLPGDLHSHIMVEAFDDGWFWSIPVSEFEMSVGMVMHTDVYATVMKNSTPAEIFEQRLSTTQVLKDLLKDGVRKESLRTARDWSYASDAFHGRGWMAIGDAAVFVDPLFSSGVWLATSGAWLAAKALLASLASPEAEAPAMEKFENVYRQIAKDILAYVRYFYDPKRNKEDYLAKANAATKMVSEQSELGFISLISGISSLPEVLNFDPIGLENLLDVGQKVGINQGGQEAEPELS from the coding sequence ATGGCCACCCGTACCACAGACACCGACGTCCTCATCATCGGCGCCGGACCGGCCGGCGCGGTTGCGGCCGGACTCCTGGCCCGCGAAGGTCACCGCGTCACCGTGCTGGAGAAGGAGGTCTTTCCCCGCTATCACATCGGCGAATCGCTGATCACCGGCATGCTCCCAGTCATGGAGGAACTGGGGCTGAGAGAAGAACTCGACAGCATGGGGTTCCCCAGGAAGTACGGCCTCACCCTGGTCTGGGGCAACGATCCCACCCCGTGGTCCACCAAGTTCCGCGACGCCGGCCCCTACGAGTACTCCTGGCACGTGCGCCGCGCTGAATTCGACGCCCTGCTCGCCAACCGTGCCGCAGACCTCGGTGCCGAGATCATCTACGACGCCACTCTCACCGCAGCGTTGCGCACCGGCGAAGGAACGGTCACCGGCGTGCAGTGGCGCGACGCATCGGGGACGGAGCACGCGACCACGGCCCGCTACACCATCGACGCCTCCGGTCAGGCCCGCGCCCTGGCCCGGCTACTGACACCCGTTCAGCGTGCGGACGACCTGAACTCGGTCGCCGTCTGGTCCTACTACAGCCCCTTCGCGCCCCTGCCCGGAGACCTGCACTCCCACATCATGGTCGAAGCGTTCGACGACGGATGGTTCTGGAGCATTCCGGTCTCCGAGTTCGAGATGAGCGTCGGCATGGTCATGCACACCGACGTGTACGCGACCGTAATGAAGAACTCGACACCCGCCGAGATCTTCGAGCAGCGTCTGTCCACCACTCAGGTGCTGAAGGATCTCCTCAAGGACGGTGTCCGCAAGGAGAGCCTTCGTACGGCCCGCGACTGGTCCTATGCCTCCGACGCCTTTCACGGACGCGGATGGATGGCCATCGGTGACGCGGCGGTGTTCGTCGACCCGCTGTTCTCGTCGGGGGTCTGGCTGGCCACGTCCGGGGCATGGCTGGCCGCAAAGGCTCTCTTGGCATCACTGGCTTCTCCGGAAGCGGAAGCGCCCGCGATGGAGAAGTTCGAGAACGTCTACCGGCAGATAGCCAAGGACATCCTGGCCTACGTCCGCTACTTCTACGACCCGAAGCGGAACAAGGAGGACTACCTGGCTAAGGCCAACGCGGCCACGAAGATGGTCTCGGAACAGTCGGAACTGGGATTCATCTCGCTGATCTCGGGGATCAGCAGCCTGCCGGAAGTGCTGAACTTCGACCCGATCGGACTGGAGAACCTGCTCGACGTCGGGCAAAAGGTCGGTATCAACCAGGGCGGCCAGGAGGCAGAGCCGGAACTTTCTTAA
- a CDS encoding T3SS effector HopA1 family protein, giving the protein MLLDAQLAPAVARLADQVTVTATDDGDVSALWQEEPLTGSSQKVASELAALLYKSAHARLDHGKELTPRTFSDPEFDRAFHETVGDRNSRREVSVAHEGDEHTIVVLDSIRVAVAPDSLSRDGEKTYLRLSWARPSLSPGFFFLTSCTTPMPTRTGGVLRLYAHLADPDHGPALLARAATYLEDRGLPWQAKASSSRDLYPRTDAVVVYLPRVSWSAARELAQLLESGGNLAEGTSAFTHALTASVGVAFEPADKRPGREGLSFGQHRCRVLAEALVTHATATDGQSRTGRIVAMFNDASIDPLNPARNLSSPVTSVIPAH; this is encoded by the coding sequence ATGCTGCTTGATGCCCAGCTCGCTCCGGCCGTCGCCCGACTGGCCGACCAGGTCACCGTCACAGCGACGGACGACGGTGACGTCAGCGCCCTCTGGCAGGAGGAGCCTCTCACCGGCAGCTCCCAGAAGGTCGCCTCGGAGCTCGCCGCACTCCTGTACAAGTCCGCACACGCCCGTCTGGACCATGGCAAGGAGCTCACCCCGCGCACCTTCTCCGACCCGGAGTTCGACCGCGCCTTCCATGAGACGGTGGGCGACAGGAACAGCCGCCGTGAGGTGAGTGTCGCTCACGAGGGCGACGAGCACACCATCGTCGTCCTCGACTCGATCCGTGTCGCGGTCGCCCCGGACAGCCTCTCCCGCGACGGCGAGAAAACGTATCTTCGACTGAGCTGGGCCAGACCGTCCCTGTCGCCGGGGTTCTTCTTCCTCACCTCCTGCACGACTCCCATGCCGACCCGGACCGGCGGAGTGCTGCGCCTGTACGCCCACTTGGCCGACCCCGACCACGGCCCCGCACTACTGGCACGGGCCGCCACCTACCTGGAGGACCGCGGGCTCCCCTGGCAGGCCAAGGCGTCCTCCAGCCGCGACCTGTACCCGCGTACCGACGCCGTCGTGGTCTATCTGCCCCGCGTCTCGTGGAGCGCGGCGCGCGAACTGGCCCAGTTGCTGGAGAGCGGCGGAAACCTCGCAGAGGGCACCTCCGCCTTCACCCACGCCCTGACCGCGTCGGTGGGCGTGGCGTTCGAACCCGCCGACAAGCGGCCCGGCCGCGAAGGTCTCAGCTTCGGGCAGCACCGCTGCCGTGTTCTCGCCGAGGCCCTGGTGACACACGCGACGGCAACGGACGGCCAGAGCCGGACGGGACGCATCGTGGCGATGTTCAACGACGCTTCCATCGACCCGCTCAACCCCGCCCGCAACCTCAGCTCACCGGTCACCTCCGTCATCCCGGCCCACTGA
- the lxmK gene encoding class V lanthionine synthetase subunit LxmK — protein MDSQSSSDRIRFEPADLGRHPEVNALLERTGLGKFVADTVTSPFGRNESWMGTTDRGDRVFVKTFDPTGRQERLQRTLTFTECALRAGIATPKILGHDERTATVVFELLDDPQSLLELFTESQDGHQDFDTEWCVRAARLIAETHRLAPDGFDTSDHPLPPLGPMNALTLPGYLRQSGAELHMWKLLHNDPDVLEAVTAMRTADNPTLGQWVPVHGDLRLDQFLISGGELFLTDAEESRLGDPARDLGAFAGEWLYHAVNRIPTVLNESRVVGHVPTHQEIVATGAAEVDRFAPRTQAFFSAYLERVDLDASLHEELAVRAARYAGWHMIDRMISIARQKQILEAVPRAAAGIGRSLLLSPRQFLDTIGLRTPAHAA, from the coding sequence ATGGACAGCCAATCAAGCTCCGACCGCATACGGTTCGAGCCGGCCGACCTCGGCCGGCACCCTGAGGTCAACGCCCTTCTGGAGCGCACGGGGCTCGGGAAGTTTGTGGCCGACACCGTCACCTCGCCTTTCGGGCGCAACGAGTCCTGGATGGGGACCACGGACCGGGGCGACCGCGTATTCGTCAAGACATTCGATCCGACCGGCCGCCAGGAGAGGCTGCAGCGCACGCTCACCTTCACCGAATGCGCCCTGCGGGCCGGTATCGCCACCCCGAAGATCCTCGGGCACGACGAGCGGACAGCGACCGTGGTCTTCGAACTCCTCGACGACCCGCAGTCCCTGCTGGAACTGTTCACCGAGTCACAGGACGGCCACCAGGACTTCGACACCGAGTGGTGCGTCAGGGCCGCCCGTCTGATCGCCGAGACCCACCGCCTCGCCCCGGACGGCTTCGACACCTCCGACCATCCGCTGCCGCCCCTCGGCCCGATGAACGCCCTGACCCTGCCGGGCTACCTGCGGCAGTCGGGAGCCGAACTGCACATGTGGAAACTGCTTCACAACGACCCGGATGTCCTTGAGGCCGTCACCGCCATGAGGACCGCCGACAACCCCACCCTTGGCCAGTGGGTTCCGGTCCACGGCGACCTGCGCCTGGACCAGTTCCTCATCAGCGGCGGCGAGCTGTTCCTGACCGACGCCGAGGAGTCCCGTCTGGGCGATCCGGCCCGCGACCTGGGCGCCTTCGCCGGGGAATGGCTCTACCACGCCGTCAACCGCATCCCCACCGTCCTCAACGAGTCACGGGTCGTGGGACACGTACCCACCCATCAGGAGATCGTCGCCACCGGAGCGGCGGAGGTCGACCGCTTCGCCCCCCGTACCCAGGCGTTCTTCTCCGCGTACCTGGAACGCGTCGACCTCGACGCATCCCTCCACGAGGAGCTCGCCGTGCGTGCCGCCCGCTACGCCGGATGGCACATGATCGACCGGATGATCTCCATCGCCCGGCAGAAGCAGATCCTGGAGGCCGTGCCCCGCGCCGCCGCGGGGATCGGACGCTCCCTGCTCCTGAGCCCGCGGCAGTTCTTGGACACCATCGGACTAAGGACCCCTGCCCATGCTGCTTGA